A genomic segment from Nicotiana tabacum cultivar K326 chromosome 9, ASM71507v2, whole genome shotgun sequence encodes:
- the LOC142164060 gene encoding uncharacterized protein LOC142164060 yields MHHWNQNGSRDEHQRTFGHRRFLLLIHKVQGEWSTKNVKILSYLHCMKELCKKFTKIEFKHVPRIKNEFADALATLSSMIQHAYCFHGNEEPDGKPWYHDIKKFLATQEYPENATNGQKRALRRLVNHFFLNAEVLYRRTPDIGLLRCVDAAEVTELLEEIHAGTCEPHMNEFTLSKKILRARYFWMTMENHNIHYVQKCHKCQIHGDFIRVPPNELNVMGSPWPFIAWGMDVIGPIETAMSNGHRFILVAIDYFTKCVEASTYKVITKNVVVDFVRNNIVCRFGIPESIITDNAANLNSNLIREIYEKFIIVHHNSTAYRPQINGAVETTMRISTRATPYMLVYDTEAVIPVEVKILSLRVIHEANLDDAEWIRVRQFVLNKIFPHQEEAKGKFPPNWQGPYVFHRALSGGALILVEMDERVSTKPIISDAIKRYYT; encoded by the exons atgcatcaTTGGAATCAAAATGGCAGTCGAGATGAACATCAAAGAACGTTTGGTCATAGGAGATTCCTATTGCTGATACACAAAGTCCAAGGAGAATGGTCAACTAAGAATGTCAAAATACTGTCGTACCTGCACTGCATGAAGGAGCTGtgcaagaagttcacaaagatTGAGTTCAAACACGTCCCCAGAATTAAGAACGAGTTCGCCGACGCCCTTGCGACCTTATCATCCATGATTCAACATGCCTATTGCTTCCATGGGAATGAAGAACCAGATGGTAAACCTTGGTATCACGACATCAAGAAGTTCCTTGCGACCCAGGAGTACCCAGAAAATGCTACTAATGGTCAGAAGCGAGCCCTCAGGAGGTTGGTAAACCACTTTTTCCTCAATGCGGAAGTCTTATACAGGAGGACCCCAGACATAGGTTTGCTGAGATGTGTAGATGCTGCAGAAGTAACCGAACTGTTGGAAGAAATACATGCAGGGACATGCGAACCCCACATGAATGAGTTCACATtatccaaaaagattttgagagctagatacttttggatgacaaTGGAAAACCACAACATCCACTATGTGCAGAAGTGTCACAAGTGCCAGATTCACGGAGATTTCATTCGGGTTCCACCAAATGAGTTAAATGTAATGGGCTCACCCTGGCCTTTCAtcgcatggggcatggacgtGATAGGACCCATAGAGACTGCAATGTCAAATGGACATCGTTTCATcttggtagccatcgattatttcaccaaatgtgTCGAAGCATCTACTTACAAGGTTATCACAAAGAATGTAGTAGTAGATTTTGTCCGTAACAACATCGTTTGCAGATTTGGAATACCAGAATctatcatcactgacaatgccgcTAACCTCAATAGCAACCTCATAAGGGAAATCTACGAGAAGTTCATAATCGTTCACCATAATTCCACAGCTTACAGACCACAAATAAATGGGGCAGTCGAG ACTACCATGAGAATATCTACTAGGGCAACGCCATATATGTTGGTATACgacactgaagcagtgatacctgtAGAAGTCAAAATACTGTCCTTAAGagttattcatgaagcaaattTGGACGATGCAGAGTGGATACGCGTCAG GCAGTTTGTTCTGAATAAAATCTTTCCCCATCAAGAAGAAGCTAAAGGGAAGTTTCCACcgaactggcaaggtccttacgtgTTCCACAGAGCACTGTCTGGTGGAGCTCTAATCTTAGTAGAAATGGATGAAAGAGTCAGCACGAAGCCGATCATCTCggacgcaatcaagagatattatACCTGA